The Corynebacterium camporealensis genome contains a region encoding:
- a CDS encoding DUF3117 domain-containing protein: MAAMKPRTTGGEMEAVEESRKIVMRIPSDGGGRIVIELSKEEAAELGSLLQEVSS; encoded by the coding sequence ATGGCAGCAATGAAGCCTCGTACCACTGGCGGCGAGATGGAAGCTGTCGAAGAATCCCGCAAGATCGTCATGCGAATCCCCTCGGATGGCGGCGGGCGCATCGTGATTGAGCTATCCAAGGAAGAAGCTGCCGAGTTGGGTTCTTTGCTGCAGGAAGTTTCCAGCTAG
- a CDS encoding methyltransferase domain-containing protein encodes MLSHIIDVLADPNDGTLLHGEDDFRRLVSESGRSYDVAKQGYVTLPVGAGLKHKGDDMDMVNARETYLSMGHFAPFVEAVTSAIQDVVADVDADPTLLEVGAGTGYYLAHTLDSIEDSRGIGLDISPHAAKHLAKSHSRVGAIVADVWERLPLRDDSVHAISVVFAPRNPAEFRRILAPGGEVVVLTPDVGHLDELREPLGILGVEEGKVDRMYEQAEGYLEQAAEPEEITFPILLDKASIAAQVGMSPSARHISAEELNERMSKLPETVQVTAKARLDRLRAV; translated from the coding sequence ATGCTTTCTCACATTATTGATGTTCTGGCCGATCCCAACGACGGAACGCTACTGCACGGCGAGGACGATTTTCGTCGCCTCGTTTCCGAATCGGGACGCAGCTATGACGTAGCCAAACAGGGTTACGTTACTTTGCCGGTAGGAGCCGGACTCAAGCACAAAGGCGATGACATGGACATGGTCAACGCCCGTGAGACTTACCTTTCTATGGGCCATTTCGCGCCCTTCGTTGAAGCCGTGACCAGCGCTATTCAGGATGTCGTCGCTGACGTTGACGCAGACCCGACCCTCCTGGAAGTCGGCGCCGGTACCGGCTATTACCTTGCCCATACCCTGGACTCCATCGAAGATTCCCGGGGTATCGGCTTAGACATTTCTCCGCACGCGGCCAAGCACCTGGCTAAGAGCCATTCCCGCGTTGGCGCGATCGTCGCTGACGTCTGGGAGCGCCTGCCGCTTCGCGATGACTCCGTCCACGCCATCTCCGTCGTCTTCGCCCCGCGCAACCCTGCGGAATTCCGTCGTATTCTCGCCCCCGGCGGCGAGGTCGTCGTCTTGACTCCAGACGTTGGTCACCTCGATGAGCTGCGCGAACCGCTCGGCATCTTAGGCGTCGAAGAAGGCAAGGTCGATCGCATGTACGAGCAGGCCGAAGGCTACCTCGAGCAAGCCGCCGAGCCCGAAGAAATCACTTTCCCGATTCTGCTCGACAAAGCTTCCATTGCCGCCCAGGTCGGAATGAGCCCGTCCGCTCGCCACATCTCCGCTGAAGAGCTCAACGAGCGCATGTCCAAACTTCCCGAGACCGTCCAGGTCACCGCCAAGGCTCGTCTGGATCGTCTCCGCGCCGTTTAA
- a CDS encoding GH32 C-terminal domain-containing protein, with protein sequence MTTHRPELHFAPEAGILDAPAGVLLDGETWHLFTQYHPDAESPARWGHSYSEELPFDWLECDDALAPVGGEMSLRAGSVAEGPEAVHLYFTSVTNTGTSVRLATYTDIADICEVDDDPLALDPAVMRHGQAASAVKNYRNFRSPCVVPDWTAEDRDEGHTGYLMLALSGNSEEPVPVILHSPDGENWDFSGPLTFDGDPGFRQGEVAPGSPLPPVVSPRIIRLRDEVDEQIYDILLVTLEREGRDISGYLVGRLEETTFHIVSGFQRIDYGHDFTRPRNTNVTTGTINPDRQYDEARVFGLLNGTGRGDDATKHPSYEAEGWANALSLPRHLTLQGGVIYQTPAPGLPDAVRMSDNARSWTGILEVPSGSSVTVTLLDGNGDPAAVVSHNGDTITLDRSMGKAFNGYYSDSEAAEATLAEGDSDSLTVVVDGSTVEVYADGGQVAMASRVYFDGGCSDIDVDASGDAVIEQSWSRSGS encoded by the coding sequence GTGACTACCCATCGTCCAGAACTGCACTTCGCCCCCGAAGCGGGCATTCTCGACGCACCTGCCGGTGTTCTCCTCGACGGCGAAACCTGGCATCTGTTTACCCAGTATCATCCAGATGCCGAATCCCCCGCACGCTGGGGACATAGCTACTCCGAGGAACTGCCCTTCGATTGGTTAGAATGCGACGACGCTCTAGCCCCTGTTGGCGGCGAGATGTCCCTGCGTGCCGGTTCTGTCGCGGAAGGCCCAGAAGCCGTCCACCTGTACTTCACCTCGGTGACCAACACGGGTACCTCGGTGCGCCTGGCTACCTACACCGATATCGCTGATATCTGCGAAGTCGACGACGACCCGCTGGCCCTGGACCCTGCCGTCATGCGCCACGGTCAGGCTGCATCCGCGGTGAAGAACTACCGCAATTTCCGCTCCCCTTGCGTCGTTCCGGACTGGACCGCCGAAGACCGCGACGAGGGCCACACCGGCTACCTCATGCTCGCGCTGTCCGGTAACTCTGAAGAGCCTGTTCCGGTTATTCTGCACAGCCCCGATGGTGAGAACTGGGACTTTTCCGGTCCGCTGACCTTCGACGGCGACCCGGGCTTCCGCCAGGGCGAAGTCGCCCCGGGTTCCCCGCTTCCACCAGTAGTTTCTCCGCGCATCATTCGCCTGCGCGACGAAGTCGACGAGCAAATCTACGACATCCTGCTCGTGACCTTGGAGCGCGAGGGCCGCGACATCTCCGGCTACCTGGTTGGCCGTCTGGAAGAGACCACCTTCCACATCGTTTCTGGTTTCCAGCGCATCGATTACGGCCACGACTTCACCCGTCCGCGTAACACCAACGTCACCACTGGCACCATCAACCCGGATCGCCAGTACGACGAAGCTCGCGTGTTCGGCCTGCTCAACGGCACCGGTCGCGGTGACGACGCCACCAAGCATCCCTCCTACGAGGCAGAGGGCTGGGCCAACGCCTTGTCACTGCCTCGTCACCTGACCCTGCAGGGGGGAGTCATCTACCAGACACCAGCCCCCGGGCTTCCCGATGCCGTCCGCATGTCCGACAACGCCCGTTCCTGGACCGGCATCCTCGAAGTTCCGTCCGGTTCTTCTGTGACCGTCACCTTGCTCGACGGCAACGGCGATCCAGCTGCGGTCGTCTCCCACAACGGCGACACCATCACCCTCGACCGTTCCATGGGCAAGGCCTTTAACGGCTACTACTCGGATTCCGAAGCAGCCGAGGCAACTCTTGCCGAAGGCGACTCCGACTCCCTAACCGTCGTCGTCGACGGTTCCACTGTTGAGGTCTACGCCGATGGCGGCCAGGTCGCCATGGCATCCCGCGTCTACTTCGACGGCGGTTGCTCCGACATCGACGTCGACGCCTCCGGCGACGCCGTCATCGAGCAGTCCTGGAGCCGCTCCGGATCCTAA
- the glgA gene encoding glycogen synthase, which translates to MRAGIFSKEYPPEIYGGAGVHVAELTRFMRELIDVSVHCTGAPRQERDVFVHGVDPELQDANASLQTLSTGLRMANAASDLDVAHSHTWYTGLAGHLAKNLYDIPHIVTAHSLEPHRPWKREQLGGGYNVSSWSERNAIENADGVIAVSSGMRDAILDAYPNVDADKIHVILNGIDTELWKPVPTDFLDELGVDKQRPIVAFVGRITRQKGVPHLLKAAADLDPDIQLVLCAGAPDTPEIAAETKALIEQLQADRDGVYWAADMLSREQIQQVYSGADVFACPSIYEPLGIVNLEAMACNTAVVASNVGGIPEVVVDGETGTLVNYDANDPQAFEADLAAAINELAGDPDRCRAYGEAGRARAIDKFSWATIAQQTVDVYKSLI; encoded by the coding sequence ATGAGAGCTGGAATCTTCTCCAAAGAATATCCGCCGGAGATTTACGGTGGCGCCGGAGTCCATGTGGCAGAGTTGACGCGTTTTATGCGCGAGCTTATCGATGTTTCCGTGCACTGCACCGGAGCACCACGCCAAGAGCGCGACGTTTTTGTTCACGGCGTAGATCCCGAATTACAAGACGCTAACGCGTCCCTGCAGACTCTGTCCACTGGTTTGCGTATGGCGAATGCCGCCTCCGACCTCGATGTCGCCCACTCGCATACCTGGTACACCGGCCTGGCCGGACACCTGGCGAAGAACCTCTACGACATCCCCCATATCGTGACCGCGCACTCGCTTGAGCCGCACCGCCCCTGGAAGCGCGAGCAACTTGGCGGCGGCTACAACGTCTCCTCCTGGTCCGAGCGCAACGCTATCGAGAACGCCGATGGTGTCATCGCTGTGTCTTCGGGCATGCGCGATGCGATTCTGGATGCTTACCCGAACGTGGATGCGGACAAGATTCACGTCATTCTCAACGGCATCGATACTGAACTGTGGAAGCCGGTGCCGACGGACTTTTTGGATGAGTTGGGCGTCGATAAGCAGCGCCCCATCGTGGCTTTCGTGGGCCGCATCACCCGCCAAAAGGGTGTGCCCCACCTGCTGAAGGCAGCAGCTGACCTGGACCCGGATATCCAGCTCGTCCTGTGTGCAGGTGCCCCGGATACCCCAGAAATTGCTGCGGAAACCAAGGCTCTCATCGAGCAGCTGCAAGCTGACCGTGACGGCGTATACTGGGCGGCCGACATGCTCAGCCGCGAACAGATTCAGCAGGTCTACTCGGGTGCGGACGTGTTTGCGTGTCCGTCGATTTATGAGCCGCTGGGCATCGTCAATTTGGAGGCTATGGCCTGCAATACTGCCGTTGTCGCGTCTAACGTGGGCGGCATTCCGGAGGTCGTCGTCGATGGCGAAACCGGAACGTTAGTCAACTACGACGCCAACGACCCGCAGGCTTTCGAAGCTGACCTGGCTGCTGCCATCAATGAGCTGGCTGGCGACCCGGACCGCTGCCGCGCTTATGGTGAGGCCGGTCGCGCAAGGGCCATCGACAAGTTCTCCTGGGCCACCATCGCCCAGCAGACCGTCGATGTCTACAAGTCTTTGATTTAG
- the glgC gene encoding glucose-1-phosphate adenylyltransferase yields the protein MSSQPNVLAIVLAGGEGKRLFPLTEDRAKPAVPFGGSYRLIDFVLSNLVNAGYLKIAVLTQYKSHSLDRHISQAWNLSGPTPQYIASVPAQQRRGKRWYSGSADAIVQSLNLIYDEKPDYVIVFGADHVYRMDPQQMVEEHIATGLDCSVAGIRVPREEATAFGCIQADGMGTITEFLEKPADPPATPDDPNMTYASMGNYVFTADALIDALLEDEENEESSHDMGGDIIPYFVSKGQAHVYDFMENKVPGATERDHGYWRDVGTVDSFYEAHMDMISVHPIFNLYNRAWPIHSTDDSNFPPAKFVQNGIAQSSMVAPGCIISGGTVRNSVLASDVHVADGATVEGSVLLPGVRIGRGAVVRQAILDKNVVVEDGATIGVDRERDAERFRVSDGGVVTVGKNETVKRA from the coding sequence GTGAGTAGCCAGCCCAATGTCCTTGCAATTGTCCTAGCCGGCGGAGAAGGCAAGCGCCTGTTTCCGCTGACAGAAGATCGCGCGAAGCCCGCCGTTCCCTTCGGCGGTTCCTACCGTCTGATTGACTTCGTTCTGTCCAATCTCGTTAACGCGGGTTACCTGAAGATTGCGGTGCTGACCCAGTACAAGTCCCACTCTTTGGACCGTCATATTTCGCAGGCCTGGAACCTGTCTGGTCCGACCCCGCAGTACATCGCTTCGGTTCCGGCGCAGCAGCGTCGCGGTAAGCGTTGGTACAGCGGTTCCGCCGATGCGATTGTCCAGTCGTTGAACCTGATTTACGACGAGAAGCCGGATTACGTCATCGTCTTCGGCGCCGACCACGTCTACCGTATGGATCCGCAGCAGATGGTCGAAGAGCATATCGCGACCGGTCTGGATTGTTCCGTAGCGGGTATTCGCGTGCCGCGTGAAGAAGCCACGGCTTTCGGTTGTATCCAGGCTGACGGCATGGGCACGATTACGGAGTTCCTGGAAAAGCCTGCTGACCCGCCGGCGACCCCGGATGATCCGAACATGACCTATGCGTCGATGGGTAACTACGTGTTCACCGCAGACGCGCTTATCGATGCTTTGTTGGAAGACGAAGAGAACGAAGAATCCTCCCATGACATGGGTGGCGACATCATCCCTTACTTCGTCAGCAAGGGCCAGGCGCACGTCTATGACTTCATGGAAAACAAGGTGCCAGGTGCCACTGAGCGCGACCACGGTTACTGGCGCGATGTGGGTACCGTGGATTCCTTCTACGAAGCGCACATGGACATGATTTCGGTGCACCCGATTTTCAACCTCTACAACCGTGCGTGGCCGATTCACTCGACCGATGACTCGAACTTCCCGCCGGCGAAGTTCGTGCAAAACGGTATTGCACAGTCGTCGATGGTGGCCCCAGGCTGCATCATCTCTGGTGGCACGGTGCGCAACTCGGTGCTGGCTTCCGATGTCCACGTCGCCGACGGCGCGACCGTGGAAGGCTCGGTCTTGCTGCCAGGTGTGCGCATTGGACGCGGCGCGGTGGTGCGTCAGGCGATTCTGGATAAGAACGTCGTCGTGGAAGATGGCGCCACTATTGGCGTGGACCGCGAGCGCGACGCAGAACGCTTCCGTGTCTCCGATGGTGGCGTGGTGACCGTCGGTAAGAACGAAACCGTCAAGCGCGCTTAA
- a CDS encoding O-methyltransferase yields the protein MSTTAFDALRSYIESTTEASEALQAARAHAAEFGLPAPDEATGQLLSTLANASTSGERAQAVAISPAASVVGLYLLQGLPDNGILTCIDPEAEHQANAKQAFRTAGYPTTRVRFLPARPLDVVGRLANDAYQVIYAEVSALDMLALVKATWPLLAPHGTLVLANSLLDGTLADDTRNDRDTAAAREADEYVRELSDATVTRLPLGGGLTLITKKSA from the coding sequence GTGAGTACTACGGCATTTGACGCACTGCGTTCCTACATCGAATCCACCACCGAGGCTTCCGAGGCGCTGCAAGCTGCCCGCGCGCACGCTGCGGAGTTCGGCCTGCCCGCTCCCGATGAGGCCACCGGCCAGTTGCTTTCCACCCTGGCCAACGCCTCCACTTCCGGCGAGCGCGCCCAAGCCGTAGCCATTAGCCCCGCTGCCTCCGTCGTGGGCCTATACCTGCTGCAGGGTCTGCCCGACAATGGCATTTTGACCTGCATTGACCCAGAAGCTGAGCACCAGGCCAATGCCAAGCAGGCTTTCCGCACCGCCGGCTACCCCACCACTCGCGTGCGCTTCCTGCCTGCCCGCCCGCTCGACGTTGTGGGCCGTCTGGCAAACGATGCCTACCAGGTCATCTACGCGGAAGTCTCCGCCCTCGACATGCTCGCCTTGGTCAAGGCCACCTGGCCCCTGCTCGCCCCACACGGCACCCTGGTCCTGGCTAATTCGCTTCTCGATGGCACGCTTGCCGACGACACCCGCAACGACCGCGACACCGCAGCCGCCCGCGAAGCCGACGAGTACGTGCGCGAGCTTTCCGATGCCACCGTCACCCGCCTCCCACTGGGCGGCGGCCTGACCCTGATCACCAAAAAATCGGCCTAG
- the sigE gene encoding RNA polymerase sigma factor SigE — MTKMKRDAVLPDQHDDDQELTGTAAFDAGQADMPSWEELVAEHADGVYRLAYRLSGNPHDAEDLTQETFMRVFRSLDRYQAGTFEGWLHRITTNLFLDMVRHRNKIRMEALPEDYERVPGNEMTPEQVYAVSNLDPALQTALDELGPDFRVAVVLCDVVGMSYDEIAETLGVKMGTVRSRIHRGRSQLRAALEKAAREDADARRLLRVR, encoded by the coding sequence ATGACAAAGATGAAGCGCGACGCCGTTCTGCCTGATCAACACGACGATGATCAGGAGCTGACGGGCACCGCCGCGTTCGACGCCGGGCAGGCTGACATGCCTTCGTGGGAAGAGCTGGTCGCCGAGCATGCCGATGGCGTCTACCGCCTGGCGTACCGCCTTTCGGGTAACCCGCATGATGCAGAGGACTTAACCCAGGAAACCTTCATGCGCGTCTTCCGTTCTTTGGACCGCTACCAGGCCGGTACTTTTGAAGGCTGGTTGCACCGCATTACGACCAACCTCTTTTTGGATATGGTCCGCCACCGCAACAAGATCCGCATGGAGGCGCTGCCGGAAGACTACGAGCGCGTCCCGGGCAACGAGATGACCCCGGAGCAGGTCTACGCGGTATCGAATCTGGATCCGGCGCTGCAGACGGCTCTCGATGAGTTGGGCCCGGATTTCCGCGTTGCAGTTGTGCTTTGTGACGTCGTGGGTATGAGCTATGACGAAATCGCCGAAACCCTCGGTGTGAAGATGGGTACCGTGCGCTCGCGTATTCACCGCGGCCGTTCGCAGCTGCGCGCTGCACTCGAAAAGGCCGCCCGCGAAGACGCCGACGCCCGTCGCTTGCTGCGCGTGCGCTAA
- a CDS encoding anti-sigma factor family protein — translation MARSPMGFHMRRAVTPADGAPAGLSDEARKRIRKKAQSKARRHDAIGHLGPEAVVAFVDGELDCKSTHRVRVHLVHCPECRREVHTQRGASEWVRHCDEDADIHIPQDLFHKLTSIATTPQPEPAPADEDAPYTGERDFLDKVEMVFRAIKHNQRG, via the coding sequence ATGGCACGAAGTCCAATGGGCTTTCACATGCGACGCGCTGTAACTCCTGCCGACGGGGCACCCGCCGGGTTAAGCGATGAAGCGCGCAAGCGCATCCGCAAAAAGGCACAATCGAAGGCACGCCGCCACGATGCTATTGGGCACTTAGGCCCGGAAGCTGTCGTGGCTTTTGTTGATGGGGAACTGGACTGCAAGTCCACCCACCGCGTGCGCGTACACTTGGTGCACTGCCCGGAATGCCGCAGGGAAGTCCACACCCAACGTGGTGCTTCGGAATGGGTGCGCCACTGCGATGAAGATGCCGATATTCATATCCCGCAGGACCTCTTCCACAAGCTGACGAGCATTGCGACGACCCCGCAACCAGAGCCAGCGCCTGCCGATGAAGACGCTCCCTACACCGGTGAGCGGGATTTTCTCGACAAAGTAGAGATGGTGTTTCGCGCGATTAAGCACAATCAACGCGGCTAG
- a CDS encoding Sec-independent protein translocase family protein, whose protein sequence is MFSSIGWVEIFVVIIIGVIVIGPERLPGVIMDVRAAIYAARKAINNAKAELNGEMSGLGAEFEQLRGPISQAAEWGRLGPRGAITKALFDGDDSAWDDFNPKKMVGDLGKPDLASQHNTTDHNGQQGNAQPVSANQAGQQQPGFDYSQIYAEQAPEQQAAPTQEKSAQEAPQPQQVRPQDQPQPYMQPPRGRQAKAQENPGGGFNWEDVT, encoded by the coding sequence GTGTTTTCTTCAATCGGTTGGGTCGAGATCTTTGTCGTCATCATCATTGGCGTCATCGTTATCGGACCGGAACGCCTGCCCGGTGTCATCATGGACGTCCGCGCGGCGATTTATGCTGCCCGCAAGGCGATCAACAACGCCAAAGCGGAACTGAATGGAGAAATGAGCGGCCTGGGCGCGGAATTCGAGCAACTCCGCGGACCCATCTCGCAAGCTGCTGAGTGGGGCCGACTTGGCCCGCGGGGCGCGATTACCAAAGCACTTTTCGACGGCGACGACTCCGCCTGGGATGACTTCAACCCGAAGAAGATGGTCGGTGACCTTGGCAAGCCGGACTTAGCTTCCCAACACAACACCACTGACCACAACGGGCAGCAGGGCAATGCCCAGCCCGTCAGCGCCAACCAGGCTGGTCAGCAGCAGCCAGGCTTTGATTATTCCCAGATCTACGCCGAGCAGGCGCCGGAGCAACAAGCTGCTCCGACGCAAGAAAAGTCCGCGCAGGAAGCACCGCAGCCGCAGCAGGTGCGCCCGCAGGACCAGCCACAGCCGTATATGCAGCCGCCGCGTGGCCGGCAGGCTAAGGCACAAGAAAACCCAGGCGGAGGTTTTAACTGGGAAGACGTTACCTAG
- a CDS encoding Mrp/NBP35 family ATP-binding protein, with translation MSSAITESAVNSALARVEDPEIGRPITELGMVKSVNVDGNDVDVEIYLTIAGCPMKNTIQTNTRAAIEDIEGVGNVNVTLDVMSDEQRLELKKKLRGGKAEPEIPFANPNSTTRVFAVASGKGGVGKSSVTVNLAKALVDKGMKVGIVDADIYGHSVPNLLGSTAAPTVLDDEMLLPPISHGIKHISIGQFVEGNAPVVWRGPMLHRALQQFLADVFWGDLDFLLLDLPPGTGDVALSVAQLIPNAELLVVTTPQAAAAEVAERAGSISQQTRQRVAGVIENMGAMVLPDGSTMDVFGSGGGQVVADRLSAILGHDVPLLAQIPLEPALRTGGDAGIPITEQAPESAAADALRKLADKLAIRSDSLVGKTLGLGVTRS, from the coding sequence ATGTCTAGCGCTATTACTGAATCCGCCGTAAACTCCGCGCTCGCGCGCGTTGAGGATCCCGAAATCGGCCGCCCTATCACTGAGCTTGGCATGGTCAAGTCCGTCAACGTTGATGGCAATGACGTGGACGTCGAGATTTACCTGACCATCGCGGGCTGCCCGATGAAAAACACCATCCAGACCAACACCCGTGCTGCGATTGAAGACATCGAAGGCGTGGGCAACGTGAATGTCACCTTGGATGTCATGAGCGATGAGCAGCGTCTGGAATTGAAGAAGAAGCTGCGCGGCGGCAAGGCTGAGCCAGAGATTCCTTTTGCTAACCCGAACTCCACCACCCGTGTGTTCGCGGTTGCATCCGGTAAGGGCGGCGTCGGCAAGTCCTCCGTGACGGTCAACCTCGCTAAGGCCTTAGTTGATAAGGGTATGAAGGTCGGCATCGTCGATGCGGATATCTACGGCCACTCGGTGCCGAACCTGCTGGGGTCTACCGCAGCACCCACCGTGCTTGACGATGAAATGCTGCTGCCACCCATCTCCCATGGCATCAAGCACATCTCCATTGGCCAGTTCGTCGAGGGCAATGCCCCGGTCGTCTGGCGTGGCCCGATGCTGCACCGCGCACTGCAGCAGTTCTTAGCTGACGTGTTCTGGGGCGACCTGGACTTCCTGCTGCTCGACCTGCCTCCGGGAACTGGCGATGTCGCACTCTCTGTCGCCCAGCTCATCCCGAACGCTGAGCTGCTCGTTGTCACCACCCCACAGGCTGCTGCCGCCGAGGTAGCTGAGCGCGCCGGTTCCATTTCCCAGCAGACCCGTCAGCGCGTCGCCGGTGTCATTGAGAACATGGGTGCCATGGTGCTTCCCGATGGCTCCACGATGGACGTCTTCGGTTCCGGCGGCGGCCAGGTCGTTGCCGATCGCTTAAGCGCAATCCTGGGCCACGATGTCCCACTGCTGGCCCAGATTCCACTGGAGCCTGCCCTGCGCACCGGCGGTGACGCGGGCATTCCGATTACTGAGCAGGCCCCGGAATCCGCAGCTGCCGATGCCCTGCGCAAGCTCGCCGACAAGCTAGCTATCCGTTCTGATTCGCTGGTCGGAAAGACCCTCGGTTTGGGCGTTACCCGCAGCTAA